AACTAGACCTAAAGTGAGTTCCATGAAAAATTCCTCAGAGGTTAGGTTATTACCAAATTAAACTAAAATTTAAGCCCAACTGTCAGGTGACAATCAGGCAATACCATTAATGCTTTTCGCTTGCCATGCTCAAGTAAACGATGGTCAGCATCATAAAGATAAATGCTTGCAGCGTGATTACGAGAATGTGGAAGATAGCCCAAGGCACAGATAACGCCCACTGGATCCAGAACGGCAATAATGCGATCAAGATGAAGATCAACTCACCCGCATACATGTTACCGAACAGTCGTAGAGCCAACGAAACTGGACGAGCAAGGAAAGTTACTAATTCCAAAATTAAGTTCACTGGAATCAATAACGCTTTTGCAAATTTGTTACTTGGGTTGAATGGGTTAAGTGCCAATTCACCGACGAAACCGCCGATCCCTTTCTCACGAATACTATAGAACAAGATTAAAACAAATACAGACAACGACATACCAAGGGTAATGTTCGGGTCAGTAGATGGAACGATCTTGAAGTAAACGTGGTGAGGGTCCATGCCAAATACGTTTGCACCAATCAATTGAGCTGTATACGGGATCCAGTCAACTGGGATTAAGTCCATTGCGTTCATGAGGAAAATCCACACGAAAATGGTTAATGCCAAGGGTGCAATTAAGCGTGATTTGCCGTGGAAAGTATCACGAACACTTGAGTCAACAAACTCGATAATCATTTCAATCGCTGACTGAAATTTAGTTGGAACACCTGCATTCGCAGCTTTCGCAACTGTCCAGAACAACAAACAGAAAATAACACCAAGTCCGATAGACCAACCCATTGAATCCAAGTGAATTGCAGTGAACCCCATCGAATGAGCTTCTTCAGCAGTCTCAGCCAATTTCCATGTACCGTCAGGCATTTTGCCATAGGTCATATTGGTCAAGTGATGCTTGATATACTCGGTCGAAGTCAGGGCATGTTCTTCAGCAGCCATAAATCACACCTGGTCAATGTCAATCATTAAAAAGAAGAGAAACGAATCATGCGGATGGCCATAATTCCGCTTCTACTTCCAAAAATCTCAAAATGTGCCTTACCCTCGTTTTTGTAGACGTGCCACCCAAAATGGCGCGACCCACGACATCGCTTGTACGAGAATAAATCCACAAAACAATGCAACCGGTGACAGCGGTTTAACATTGCTCAAAATTAATATAAAACCCACGATCACAATCGCAAACTTACCGAGCATTCCTCGGTACATATTCAGCATGACTTGTTTTGATGCTCTTGCGCCTGCCGTTCTAAACGACTGCCAAGCAAAATAACAGTGTGCCAACCAACATACCAAAGCCCCAAGCGCAGCACTCAAAGCAGCAGTTGTATCTTTTATTGCCCATGCAAGCAACGCTGCAACAGCAATCATACACGCTTGTAAGAAGACCAAAGCTTTTGCTAATCGTCGGTCAATCATGCGACTAGTTTGGCTCATTTTTTACCCACTTACAGCAGAACTGCTTGACAAGTTTTAATCATGATCGTTTCGAATCGCAGGCATTATAGAGTTACACCCCTGAACATGCAATCTTTTCTCGACTTAAGTCGGGTTTTTTCGTTACCATATTTTCTGACGATAGAGTCAATTGATTTTTATTTTTTTGATCAATTTTGTGCACTTATTACGCATTTATCGGTTTTTGAAGCCAATTTTTGCCACGCTGTTACAAAATTGTCTTCGCCACGCATGCTTTCATCGACCGGTTGGAAAACTACTGGGTTCATTTTTTGGTACTGACTGGCACTCGCTGTCGTTTCAGCCAATAAGCACATTTTATTTTGTGGGCGATTATCTCTTAAATACTTGATTTGGGCTGCAGTCGGAGCAATGTGCGGATCATCCGTTAATGCGCCTGCAAATTTCAAGTTTAAGGCCCGCTCCAAGTATTGATAGGCATCATGATAAGACCAATAGTTCTTGGTTTTGGTTGAACTTTCATATTGTTGAGAAGCCTGCAACATTTGCTGTGAAAATTCTTTGGCATTGGCCATATATTTGGCCCGATTTTCGGGATATTGCTGCGAACGTAAGGTCGCGATAAAAAATGCGATGCGAACTGCATTATTCGGATCCAACCACACATGACTATCTATAGTATTTGGCATAGACGCACCACGCAAATTACGTAGTGGCAAAGTGGTTAAAATACCCGAGTCCAATAAAGCAATCGCTTTACGGTTCGAGCTCAACATTTTTTCCAGTGGCGCTTCATGAGACTTGCCTAACCAGATGACCAATGACGCATCTTGAATCGCTTTACGATGAGCAGGGGTAAGTTGTACATCATGACCACTCTGGTCTTTCAGGAGCAGAACAGGTTGTTCTACTCCATCTGTGACTTGTTTGGCAATCAAATAAATTGGATGTGTTGAAACCACCAAGCTTTGTGTCCAGCCCCATGTGCTTAACATCGAAAACAAGACAAAAACAATTAGGCGGGACATTTCAACATTACTCACGAAATAAAGCATGTTATAATATAACAAAAGTTAAAAAATGCCTATGTCTATTTTAAGATTCATAGCCCGATCGACCACGAGCTTAACTTATATATAGCTAGT
The DNA window shown above is from Acinetobacter colistiniresistens and carries:
- the atpB gene encoding F0F1 ATP synthase subunit A, producing the protein MAAEEHALTSTEYIKHHLTNMTYGKMPDGTWKLAETAEEAHSMGFTAIHLDSMGWSIGLGVIFCLLFWTVAKAANAGVPTKFQSAIEMIIEFVDSSVRDTFHGKSRLIAPLALTIFVWIFLMNAMDLIPVDWIPYTAQLIGANVFGMDPHHVYFKIVPSTDPNITLGMSLSVFVLILFYSIREKGIGGFVGELALNPFNPSNKFAKALLIPVNLILELVTFLARPVSLALRLFGNMYAGELIFILIALLPFWIQWALSVPWAIFHILVITLQAFIFMMLTIVYLSMASEKH
- a CDS encoding ATP synthase subunit I, with the translated sequence MSQTSRMIDRRLAKALVFLQACMIAVAALLAWAIKDTTAALSAALGALVCWLAHCYFAWQSFRTAGARASKQVMLNMYRGMLGKFAIVIVGFILILSNVKPLSPVALFCGFILVQAMSWVAPFWVARLQKRG
- a CDS encoding metal ABC transporter substrate-binding protein, producing MSRLIVFVLFSMLSTWGWTQSLVVSTHPIYLIAKQVTDGVEQPVLLLKDQSGHDVQLTPAHRKAIQDASLVIWLGKSHEAPLEKMLSSNRKAIALLDSGILTTLPLRNLRGASMPNTIDSHVWLDPNNAVRIAFFIATLRSQQYPENRAKYMANAKEFSQQMLQASQQYESSTKTKNYWSYHDAYQYLERALNLKFAGALTDDPHIAPTAAQIKYLRDNRPQNKMCLLAETTASASQYQKMNPVVFQPVDESMRGEDNFVTAWQKLASKTDKCVISAQN